One region of Cheilinus undulatus linkage group 4, ASM1832078v1, whole genome shotgun sequence genomic DNA includes:
- the LOC121508942 gene encoding histone H4, which translates to MSGRGKGGKGLGKGGAKRHRKVLRDNIQGITKPAIRRLARRGGVKRISGLIYEETRGVLKVFLENVIRDAVTYTEHAKRKTVTAMDVVYALKRQGRTLYGFGG; encoded by the coding sequence ATGTCTGGAAGAGGCAAGGGTGGAAAAGGACTCGGTAAAGGAGGCGCCAAGCGTCACAGGAAAGTCCTCCGTGATAACATCCAGGGAATCACTAAGCCCGCTATCCGCCGTCTGGCTCGCCGCGGTGGAGTCAAGCGGATCTCCGGTCTCATCTACGAGGAGACCCGCGGGGTGTTGAAGGTTTTCCTGGAGAACGTCATCCGTGATGCCGTCACCTACACCGAGCACGCCAAGAGGAAGACTGTGACCGCCATGGATGTGGTCTACGCTCTCAAGAGACAGGGACGCACTCTCTACGGCTTCGGAGGTTAA
- the LOC121508912 gene encoding histone H1-like, which yields MAEEAPAAPAPAKAAKKKATKPKSGPSVGELIVKAVAASKERGGVSLAALKKALVAGGYDVEKNKGRVKVAIKALLAKGTLVHTKGTGASGSFKMSKKAAEPKKAKKPVKKAAVKAKKPAAKKPAAAKKPKKAAAKKPAAAKKSPKKAKKPKAAPKKAAKSPKKAAKSPKKAAPKKAPAAKKAPAKKVAKPKAKKAAPKKK from the coding sequence ATGGCAGAAGAAGCTCCAGCAGCTCCAGCTCCGGCCAAAGCGGCCAAGAAGAAGGCAACCAAGCCCAAGAGCGGACCCAGCGTGGGCGAGCTCATCGTCAAAGCCGTGGCCGCGTCTAAGGAGCGGGGCGGAGTGTCCCTGGCCGCCCTCAAGAAGGCTCTGGTCGCCGGAGGATACGATGTGGAGAAGAACAAGGGTCGAGTTAAGGTAGCCATCAAGGCATTGTTGGCTAAGGGGACCCTGGTCCACACCAAGGGGACCGGGGCCTCAGGTTCTTTCAAGATGAGTAAGAAGGCTGCAGAGCCCAAGAAGGCGAAGAAACCAGTGAAGAAAGCCGCTGTTAAAGCCAAGAAGCCCGCAGCAAAGAAACCCGCAGCGGCCAAGAAACCCAAGAAAGCAGCAGCTAAGAAGCCAGCAGCCGCTAAGAAGTCACCGAAGAAGGCCAAAAAACCCAAAGCAGCGCCTAAGAAAGCGGCTAAGAGCCCCAAGAAGGCCGCAAAGAGCCCCAAGAAGGCAGCGCCCAAAAAGGCCCCAGCTGCCAAGAAAGCCCCGGCAAAGAAGGTCGCCAAGCCCAAAGCCAAGAAGGCAGCACCAAAGAAGAAGTGA
- the LOC121508927 gene encoding histone H3-like yields MARTKQTARKSTGGKAPRKQLATKAARKSAPATGGVKKPHRYRPGTVALREVRRYQKSTELLIRKLPFQRLVREIAQDFKTDLRFQSSAVMALQEASEAYLVGLFEDTNLCAIHAKRVTIMPKDIQLARRIRGERA; encoded by the coding sequence ATGGCAAGAACCAAGCAGACCGCTCGCAAATCCACCGGAGGCAAAGCCCCCAGGAAGCAGCTGGCCACCAAGGCTGCCCGCAAGAGCGCCCCGGCCACCGGCGGCGTTAAGAAGCCTCACCGTTACAGGCCCGGGACCGTGGCTCTGCGTGAGGTCCGTCGCTACCAGAAATCCACTGAGCTGCTCATCCGCAAGCTGCCCTTCCAGCGCCTGGTCCGTGAGATCGCTCAGGACTTCAAGACCGATCTGCGCTTCCAGAGCTCGGCCGTCATGGCTCTGCAGGAGGCCAGCGAGGCCTACCTGGTGGGACTCTTTGAGGACACCAACCTGTGCGCCATCCACGCCAAGAGAGTCACCATCATGCCCAAAGACATCCAGCTGGCCCGCCGCATCCGTGGAGAGAGAGCTTAA
- the LOC121508930 gene encoding histone H2A — protein sequence MSGRGKTGGKARAKAKTRSSRAGLQFPVGRVHRLLRKGNYAERVGAGAPVYLAAVLEYLTAEILELAGNAARDNKKTRIIPRHLQLAVRNDEELNKLLGGVTIAQGGVLPNIQAVLLPKKTEKAAKK from the coding sequence ATGTCTGGAAGAGGAAAGACCGGCGGAAAGGCCAGAGCTAAGGCCAAGACCCGCTCCTCCCGTGCTGGGCTGCAGTTTCCCGTGGGTCGTGTCCACAGGCTGCTCCGTAAAGGAAACTATGCTGAGCGTGTTGGAGCCGGAGCCCCTGTCTACCTGGCGGCTGTGCTCGAGTATCTGACCGCTGAGATTTTGGAGCTGGCTGGAAACGCTGCCCGCGACAACAAGAAGACCAGGATCATCCCCCGTCACCTGCAGCTGGCTGTCCGCAACGATGAGGAGCTCAACAAGCTGCTGGGAGGAGTCACCATCGCTCAGGGAGGTGTGCTGCCAAACATCCAGGCTGTCCTGCTGCCCAAGAAGACCGAGAAAGCCGCAAAGAAGTAA
- the LOC121508937 gene encoding histone H2B type 1-O-like has protein sequence MPDQVKAPKKGSKKAVSKATKSGKKRKRSRKESYAIYVYKVLKQVHPDTGISSKAMGIMNSFVSDIFERIAGEASRLAHYNKRSTITSREIQTAVRLLLPGELAKHAVSEGTKAVTKYTSSK, from the coding sequence ATGCCTGATCAAGTGAAAGCGCCCAAGAAAGGCTCCAAGAAGGCCGTCTCCAAGGCCACGAAGAGcggaaagaagaggaagaggagcaggaaAGAGAGCTACGCAATCTACGTCTACAAGGTGCTCAAGCAGGTGCACCCCGACACCGGCATCTCCTCCAAGGCGATGGGCATCATGAACTCTTTTGTTAGCGACATCTTTGAGCGCATCGCCGGGGAGGCCTCCCGTCTGGCTCACTACAACAAGCGCTCCACCATCACCTCCAGGGAGATCCAGACTGCCGTCCGCCTCCTGCTGCCCGGAGAGCTGGCTAAGCACGCCGTGTCTGAGGGAACCAAGGCTGTCACTAAATACACCAGCTCCAAGTAA
- the LOC121508941 gene encoding histone H4-like: protein MSGRGKGGKGLGKGGAKRHRKVLRDNIQGITKPAIRHLARRSGVKRISSLIYEETRRVLKVFLENVIRDAVTYTEHAKRKTVTAIDVVYALKRQGRTLYSFRG, encoded by the coding sequence ATGTCTGGAAGAGGAAAGGGAGGAAAAGGACTCGGTAAAGGAGGCGCCAAGCGTCACAGGAAAGTCCTCCGTGATAACATCCAGGGAATCACCAAGCCCGCTATCCGCCATCTGGCTCGCCGCAGTGGAGTCAAGCGTATCTCCAGTCTCATCTACGAGGAGACCCGTAGGGTGTTGAAGGTCTTCCTGGAGAACGTCATTCGTGATGCCGTCACCTACACCGAGCACGCTAAGAGAAAGACTGTGACCGCCATAGATGTGGTTTACGCTCTCAAGAGACAGGGACGCACTCTCTACAGCTTCAGAGGTTAA
- the LOC121508905 gene encoding ecto-ADP-ribosyltransferase 4-like, translated as MPSRKTKTAHQRKCLTAFVFISLLMVGLLIAIIIFVKINRQDVAEEGPLQPQTHNLNCSSRVAAIPGEAAFMQTWNSGSFQQAWSDAEKKAKTPAHLSMTKNLSTAIYMYTSGVLQADKQDGGNTEHRRGQQRGTIESLLYFSLNEAVEILKYRQKTACLNTSYRTEEYLNPDISNKLVHFSTFTVGSDWRKSTKNTYCFELNTCFSVNITHYSALEGFDQALIPPYEMFKITDIKTNTQGCKVLYKLESMKCVYDGQLDEVHELRSSADPYMIIIVGMMAVLVVLVVVEVVLAVKICKQKDLCRTS; from the exons ATGCCTTCGAGGaagacaaaaacagcacatCAGAGGAAATGCCTCACCGCATTTGTCTTCATTTCTCTTCTTATGGTGGGACTACTCATAGCTATCATCATCTTTGTGAAAATCAACAGGCAAGATGTTGCTGAAGAG GGTCCACTTCAGCCCCAAACCCACAACCTTAACTGCAGCTCTAGAGTTGCAGCCATCCCCGGTGAAGCCGCCTTCATGCAGACATGGAACAGTGGGAGTTTCCAACAGGCGTGGAGTGACGcagagaaaaaagccaaaacgcCTGCACACCTCAGCATGACAAAAAATCTCTCTACTGCCATCTACATGTACACAAGTGGTGTGCTCCAAGCTGACAAACAAGACGGTGGGAACACAGAACATAGAAGAGGACAACAAAGAGGGACTATAGAGTCccttctttatttctctctgaaTGAAGCTGTTGAGATCCTGAAGTACCGTCAGAAGACAGCATGTCTCAACACCAGCTACAGAACAGAGGAATACTTGAATCCAGATATTTCTAACAAACTGGTTCACTTCAGCACCTTCACGGTCGGCTCTGATTGGAGGAAGTCCACAAAGAATACCTACTGTTTTGAATTAAACACATGCTTCAGTGTAAACATCACACATTATTCTGCTCTGGAAGGGTTTGACCAGGCGCTCATTCCCCCCTACgagatgtttaaaatcacagacaTAAAGACAAACACGCAGGGATGTAAAGTCCTCTACAAGCTGGAGAGCATGAAGTGTGTTTATGACGGACAGCTCGATGAGGTCCATGAACTACGTTCTTCAGCAGATCCATACATGATCATTATTGTCGGTATGATGGCTGTACTGGTGGTGCTGGTGGTCGTTGAGGTTGTCTTAGCGGTGAAAATATGTAAGCAAAAGGATTTGTGCAGGACATCCTAA